Sequence from the Methylosinus sp. H3A genome:
GCGATTGCTTCGCCTACGCCTGCGCGCGCGCCTATCGGGCGCCGCTATTGTTCAAGGGCAATGATTTTTCACAGACCGACATCAATGATTTCGTGAGGCGCTGAGGCCTCCGTGATTCTCGACGCCCCGGCGCCGGTTCAGGCGTGACCGCCGCCAATTTGGGCGCGCCCGACCGCAGTGTTGCGGCAGGCGGCCGAACGCCGCATCTCGAGGCGATGTATCCCTTGGTTTTCTTCGATGCGCTGCGTGTCAAAATCCGCGATGAGGGCCTGGTCCGCAACAAGGCGGTCTATGTCGCGCTCGGCGTCACGCCGGACGGAACGAAGGACATTTTGGGGCTTTGGATCGAAACCTCGGAGGGCGCCAAATTCTGGCTTCGAGTGATGAACGAGCTGAAAAACCGCGGCGTCGGCGACATTCTGATCGCCGTTGTCGACGGCCTGAAGGGCTTTCTGGAGGCGATCAATGCGGTGTTTCCGCAGACGACCGTTCAAACCTGCATCGTGCATCTCATTAGAAACTCGATGGAATTTGCCTCATACAAGGACCGCAAGGCGATCGCCGGCGCGCTGAAGACGATCTATCGCGCCTCGACCGCGGAGGTGGCCAAAGAGGCGTTGGAGGCCTTCGACGGCGGCCATTGGGGCAAGAAATATCCGTCGATCGCGCAGGGCTGGCGGCGCAATTGGGAGCAGGTCATCCCGTTTTTCGCCTTTCCGATCGCGGTGCGGCGGATCATATACACGACGAACGCCATAGAATCCTTGAACGCGAAGCTGCGGCGCGCCGTGCGGACCCGAGGGCATTTTCCGACCGACGATGCGGCGATGAAGCTCCTCTATCTCGTCTTGCGCCAAGTCGCCGGGGAGTGGAAAATGGCGTCACGCGAGTGGTGCGAGGCGAAAAATCAATTCGCCATCATGTTCGACGATCGCTCGTCACAGCGTGATGGAAACCTGGCCCCGCACACAAGATTCCTGACAGTCCCCTTGGCCGTCAGAAGGAAATCGACCGTCGCACACGCTTTGTCGACCGCCCGATACAGATATCTCCAGCAGCCTTTGACTTTCACATAGGTCTCATCGAGACGCCAGCTCGACCCGACAGCGCGCTTGCGAGCACGAAACTCCATTTCCAGCAAAGGCGCATATTTGGCGACCCAGCGGTTGAGCGTGGAATGGTCGACCTCGACGCCGCGCTCTTCCATCATTTCCTCGAGCTGACGATAGCTCATCGGATACGCCACATATCAGCGGACGCCCCACAGGATCACGTCGCGTTCAAAATGGCTACCCTTGAAATCGATCATCACGCTATTCTGCCAGCCCCAGCCCGGCGATCATAGCCCCAACCGGCCCGCGAGAAAAATTCGCGACAGAGCCCCAAAAGAGGACCGGAAGGCCTCCCGGTGGCCGGCTTCAGTTCGGAATGGTAGCCGACTTCAAATCGGAACGCCGGCCGAAATCGGAATCCTCGGCCGGATTGCGTCGGAATTCGCAACCGCATGCACCGCCACCTCCTATCGAATCAGAACGCGCCAATTGCCGCTTCCAAGGTCCGTCGCGGTAATTTTCTCGCCGAGAAATGCCTCGATGATCGCGACATTCGTCAGCATATGCGGCGACGGCGCGCAGGTGACAAAAGCGCCGACCGCGCCGAGCGCCAGGGCAGAAGCAACTGATCGGCGAGATGAGCGCCGACCGGATGGTCTCCGAGAAGATATGTTGCAACCTGCGTCGCGCATTCCTCTTTCCGGCGAACAACGACACTTCCATCGGCTTTCGACGCAATCTATTCCTTGGAATAAAAAGAATAGACCTCCCTCCAATTATCACCGTCGCGTATTTTCAGCCTCATGAAGGCCCGCCGATCCATTAGAGGTTTCTTCTCCTTACATTTTTGCTGTAGCAGCAGTCCAATGATTTGGCACACTTTTACGATTTCGTTGAAGGGTTCGATCACGAATCTATCCACGTTCTGAAATTGCAGACTGGCCTTGTCAATTAGACAGTCCAACCTTAGCTGCGTGCTTTGCATGGCAGCGTCGTCGGGACCCCGCACCAAGTAGGCGCTAATAGCGCCTCTAAACATCGCCAGCCGCTTCATTAGCTCTTTGCAGCTCTTTACTAATTCATCGATGATTTCTGACCATCCCGCTAACAGAGGAGGAAGTCTATTCCGCGCTTCAATTACGCCAACAAGATCCGCCTTTATACAAAGAACTGCGTCCTTTAATCCTTTCATATTCTTTGCCTGTTGGCCATGTGTGTTAATTTTTGCATCCAACGTATTTACAACCCTTGAGGCATTTGTGATATCCGCGAGTAGCTTTACTCTCGTAATCTGCGGAAATTCATGCGGATATGAATACACGGCACCCTCGGCGAGTCCTCTCCACGTCTTGCAGGTTAGGATAGCGGCCTTTAAGTCGTTTGGGTCTTGCAGGTAGGTAAAAATTTTGGTCCATAGCTCATTCGGGAGTCTCTCCATGTTCAAGGCCTCCTTCGAGAAAAGCGCGCATGGGTCCTAACCCGGAAAATTCAGCGTCGGTTGGCGGGAGTGTTGCAGAGCCTTAAACTAGCTTCGAGTTCGGTTTCGAATCCAACTCGCGCTGTTTCGAAGCCGCCACGTCCCACCATGAACGATCCTACCCTGCCGCTTTCCGCCCTGTCACCTACCTCCGGGCAAGACCCTCGTCGCCAAATTCAACGGCTGCCTTGTCCTCCGATGAGAGCGTGCTGCTGCCACGCGAGAGATCGAGCGTAATCCGGTGCAGCCGCAGCACATCGATCGGCTGTGGACGGCGGGCGCGGCAGTTGACCTCGGTTCGGAGGGGACCGATAAATTAACTGGGTTGCGATGGCGATGTCATTTCTGGAGGCGCCTTCCCGTCAATGCGGCTTTTCGAGGCTGTGAATCGGCTCGACGCCTTGACCCCCAATCGGCAAGGGGTCACGAAACCAAGCCGTTGATTGCTCCAGTATATTTTTATGGCCTCCGCGCCGATTGGGGGTCAACCTGGGGACTGTCAGGAATCTTGTGTGTGGGGCCATAGTAGAACCGCAGGAGGCGGGCTATGGCGATCAAGAAGGGCACATTGGACCAATTGCTGTCGGGACGCGATCCGAAGGAGGTTTTTTCCAAGGATGGCTTGTTCGATGAGCTGAAGAAGGCGCTGGCGGAACGGGTTCTGAACGCGGAGATGGACGACCATCTCGAGAGCGAAGCGGCGGCGGGCAAGGCGAACCACCGCAACGGCTATTCGAAGAAGACCGTGCTGACCGAGACGTCGAAGATCGACATCAGGGTCCCGCGGGACCGGGAGGGGAGCTTCGATCCCAAGCTGATCGCGCGCTATCAGCGCCGCTTTCCCGGCTTCGACGAGAAAATCGTGTCGATGTATGCGCGCGGCATGACGGTGCGCGAGATCCAGGGCCATTTGCTCGAGCTCTACGGCCTGGAAGTCTCGCCCGATCTGATCTCGACAGTCACCGACGCCGTGCTGGAGACCGTCGCCGAATGGCAGAACCGGCCGCTCGAGGCGATGTATCCCTTGGTTTTCTTCGACGCGCTGCGCGTCAAAATCCGCGACGAAGGCCTGGTCCGCAACAAGGCCGTCTATGTGGCGCTCGGCGTCACGCCGGACGGAACGAAGGACATTCTGGGGCTTTGGATCGAGACCTCGGAGGGCGCCAAATTCTGGCTTCGGGTGATGAACGAGCTGAAGAACCGCGGCGTCGGCGACATACTGATCGCCGTGGTCGACGGCCTGAAGGGCTTTCCGGAGGCGATCAATGCGGTGTTTCCGCAGACGACCGTGCAGACCTGCATCGTGCATCTCATTCGAAACCCGATGGAATTCGCCTCATACAAGGACCGCAAGGCGATCGCCGCCGCGCTGAAGACGATCTATCGCGCCCCGACCGCCGAGGCGGCCAAAGAGGCGTTGGAGGCCTTCGACGGCGGCCATTGGGGCAAGAAATATCCGTCGATCGCGCAGGGCTGGCGGCGCAATTGGGAGCAGGTCATCCCGTTTTTCGCCTTTCCGATCGCGGTACGGCGGATCATCTACACGACGAACGCCATAGAATCCTTGAACGCGAAGCTGCGGCGCGCCGTGCGGACGAGAGGGCATTTTCCGACTGACGATGCGGCGATGAAGCTCCTCTATCTCGTCTTGCGCCAAGTCGCCGGGGAGTGGAAAATGGCGCCGCGCGAATGGTGCGAGGCGAAAAATCAATTCGCCATCATGTTCGACGATCGCTTCGTCGCGGCGTGATGGAAACCCGGCCCCGCACACAAGATTCCTGACAGTCCCCGGCAGCTCGCGCTCCCAGAGATCGAACAACGCCTGCACGATATCGACCGACGTCGCCCTTCGCGC
This genomic interval carries:
- a CDS encoding F-box protein gives rise to the protein MERLPNELWTKIFTYLQDPNDLKAAILTCKTWRGLAEGAVYSYPHEFPQITRVKLLADITNASRVVNTLDAKINTHGQQAKNMKGLKDAVLCIKADLVGVIEARNRLPPLLAGWSEIIDELVKSCKELMKRLAMFRGAISAYLVRGPDDAAMQSTQLRLDCLIDKASLQFQNVDRFVIEPFNEIVKVCQIIGLLLQQKCKEKKPLMDRRAFMRLKIRDGDNWREVYSFYSKE
- a CDS encoding IS256 family transposase, with translation MAIKKGTLDQLLSGRDPKEVFSKDGLFDELKKALAERVLNAEMDDHLESEAAAGKANHRNGYSKKTVLTETSKIDIRVPRDREGSFDPKLIARYQRRFPGFDEKIVSMYARGMTVREIQGHLLELYGLEVSPDLISTVTDAVLETVAEWQNRPLEAMYPLVFFDALRVKIRDEGLVRNKAVYVALGVTPDGTKDILGLWIETSEGAKFWLRVMNELKNRGVGDILIAVVDGLKGFPEAINAVFPQTTVQTCIVHLIRNPMEFASYKDRKAIAAALKTIYRAPTAEAAKEALEAFDGGHWGKKYPSIAQGWRRNWEQVIPFFAFPIAVRRIIYTTNAIESLNAKLRRAVRTRGHFPTDDAAMKLLYLVLRQVAGEWKMAPREWCEAKNQFAIMFDDRFVAA